In one Solanum dulcamara chromosome 1, daSolDulc1.2, whole genome shotgun sequence genomic region, the following are encoded:
- the LOC129887041 gene encoding putative B3 domain-containing protein At5g35780 has product MVYTLLTLDDFSGMEFTSNMKCMDYLLLVSETSYLKSMYREEDNLIAEQDKEFRIKKEEKITQNIRSILSSFPHVLDQDKSVLGLVVPKGRRSMPKKRRRRVVTERFLCDGGDESMIKKAVENKYEDYEEAKPIKLDWSVIAAKFVRPIGVTVNNQELLESRVKAADNRENRGIKNNYRGSTNFGKRSLEVANGDFSNQEAARQKKRNIIARVVPVAPPVVMINRELSIEFKNLITFNGGLLESAKLVIEKRLFETDVKPAEGRFSIPQNQMSNNFLKPDEEELLNRRNEANKMCEMNVMLIEPSHRVGEINLRKWTMNKNNGKASSSYVLVKHWNDVTRRNRLKSGMKMQLWAFRKDEELCFALVNV; this is encoded by the coding sequence ATGGTTTACACATTGTTGACTCTAGACGATTTTTCGGGCATGGAATTCACGTCCAACATGAAGTGTATGGACTATTTGCTTCTTGTTTCTGAAACCTCCTACTTAAAATCCATGTATCGTGAAGAAGACAACTTAATTGCCGAGCAAGACAAAGAATTCCGTatcaagaaagaagaaaagatcACACAGAATATTCGGTCCATCTTATCATCATTCCCACATGTTCTTGATCAAGATAAATCAGTTCTTGGTCTTGTTGTCCCAAAGGGGAGACGATCAATGCCAAAGAAACGTCGTCGAAGAGTAGTTACTGAACGATTCTTGTGCGATGGGGGTGATGAATCAATGATCAAGAAAGCTGtggaaaataaatatgaagattaCGAAGAAGCAAAACCAATCAAACTCGATTGGTCTGTTATTGCTGCCAAGTTTGTAAGACCAATTGGTGTCACTGTCAACAATCAAGAATTACTCGAAAGCAGAGTAAAGGCGGCTGATAATAGGGAAAACAGAGGAATCAAAAACAATTACAGGGGAAGTACTAATTTTGGAAAAAGATCACTAGAGGTAGCCAATGGTGATTTCAGCAATCAAGAGGCTGCAAGGCAAAAGAAGAGGAACATTATTGCTAGAGTTGTACCCGTGGCGCCTCCTGTTGTAATGATCAACAGAGAATTGAGTATCGAATTCAAGAATCTGATTACATTCAATGGGGGTTTACTTGAATCAGCTAAATTGGTTATTGAAAAAAGACTATTCGAGACGGATGTTAAACCAGCAGAAGGAAGATTTTCAATCCCACAAAACCAGATGAGTAATAATTTTCTAAAGCCTGATGAAGAAGAACTTTTGAATAGACGCAATGAGGCTAATAAAATGTGTGAGATGAATGTGATGTTGATTGAACCTTCGCATCGAGTAGGTGAAATCAATCTGAGAAAATGGactatgaataaaaataatggGAAAGCAAGTTCAAGTTATGTGTTGGTTAAACACTGGAATGATGTGACAAGAAGGAATCGTTTGAAAAGTGGTATGAAGATGCAGTTGTGGGCATTCCGAAAGGATGAAGAATTGTGTTTTGCCTTGGTTAATGTTTAA